In Hamadaea flava, a genomic segment contains:
- a CDS encoding DMT family transporter, translated as MGYLYLLGAITAEVIATSLLKATEGFSKLWPTVAVLVGYALAFVALSQVVKSVPVGVAYAVWSGLGTAAIVAIGAVFLGEPITVVKVIGIGLIVAGVVILNVGGAAAH; from the coding sequence ATGGGCTACCTCTACCTGCTCGGCGCCATCACCGCCGAGGTCATCGCGACCAGTCTGCTGAAAGCGACCGAGGGCTTCAGCAAGCTGTGGCCGACCGTCGCGGTCCTGGTCGGCTACGCACTCGCCTTCGTGGCCCTCTCCCAAGTGGTCAAGTCCGTCCCGGTCGGCGTCGCGTACGCGGTCTGGTCGGGGCTGGGCACGGCGGCGATCGTCGCCATCGGCGCGGTCTTCCTGGGCGAGCCGATCACCGTCGTGAAGGTGATCGGCATCGGCCTGATCGTGGCGGGCGTGGTGATCCTCAACGTCGGCGGGGCGGCGGCCCATTGA
- a CDS encoding MFS transporter gives MLLPPRGNARILIGAHFVNTLGNGAYLTTSTLFLTRSIGLSPAEVALGLAIAAGAGMALSTPMGYVADRYGPKRVMLGLLILQAVCFAGLIGVRGLWSFAPIAGLIAVGESGAKAANGAMIAAAVEPAQRLRVRAFLRSANNAGIGLGALIGSIPLMLDTRSAYAVMLLANSVTFLLAAAVLTRVRLDKPVAARPAEQPRLVALRDRPFLSFALVDGLVAALYNELLTLGLPLWLTVHTGGPLWLVSAALLINTTGCVLLQVWASGGTDGLASAARTGRRGALIIAVACVLFGASTGMPTWAVCVGVLAAACVHVLGELFSSTATWAVIFGMAPDWAQGQYQGAYLTGRQIGNMVTPPLLTALVVGGGGPGWLVVGVLFAVAGTAYPSLVRWGERTRAEPVTA, from the coding sequence GTGCTGCTCCCACCCCGCGGCAACGCCCGCATCCTCATCGGCGCCCACTTCGTCAACACCCTCGGCAACGGCGCGTACCTGACGACGAGCACGCTGTTCCTCACGCGCTCGATCGGGCTGAGCCCGGCCGAGGTCGCGCTCGGGCTCGCGATCGCGGCCGGGGCTGGGATGGCGCTGAGCACCCCGATGGGCTACGTCGCCGACAGGTACGGCCCGAAGCGCGTCATGCTCGGGCTGCTGATCCTGCAGGCGGTGTGCTTCGCCGGCCTGATCGGCGTACGCGGGCTGTGGTCGTTCGCCCCGATCGCCGGCCTCATCGCGGTCGGGGAGTCCGGCGCGAAGGCGGCCAACGGCGCGATGATCGCCGCCGCCGTCGAACCGGCCCAGCGGCTGCGCGTACGCGCTTTCCTGCGCTCGGCCAACAACGCCGGGATCGGCTTGGGGGCTTTGATCGGCAGCATCCCGCTGATGCTCGACACCCGCTCGGCGTACGCCGTGATGCTGCTGGCGAACTCGGTCACCTTCCTGCTTGCGGCAGCCGTGCTGACCCGGGTGCGACTGGACAAGCCGGTCGCCGCACGCCCGGCCGAACAGCCGCGCCTGGTCGCCTTGCGCGACCGCCCGTTCCTCAGCTTCGCGCTGGTCGACGGGCTCGTCGCCGCGCTCTACAACGAGCTGCTCACGCTCGGGCTGCCGTTGTGGCTCACCGTGCACACGGGCGGTCCATTGTGGTTGGTGTCGGCCGCCTTGCTCATCAACACCACCGGTTGCGTCCTGTTGCAGGTGTGGGCGTCCGGCGGCACCGACGGGTTGGCGAGCGCCGCGCGTACGGGGCGCCGGGGCGCGCTGATCATCGCCGTGGCGTGTGTCCTCTTCGGAGCGTCGACCGGGATGCCCACGTGGGCGGTCTGCGTCGGCGTCCTGGCGGCGGCGTGCGTACACGTGCTGGGTGAACTGTTCAGCTCCACGGCCACCTGGGCCGTGATCTTCGGAATGGCCCCCGACTGGGCGCAGGGCCAGTACCAAGGGGCCTACCTGACCGGTCGGCAGATCGGCAACATGGTCACGCCACCGCTGCTCACGGCTCTGGTCGTGGGTGGTGGCGGACCAGGTTGGCTGGTTGTCGGGGTACTGTTCGCGGTCGCTGGTACGGCGTACCCGTCGCTGGTTCGGTGGGGCGAGCGGACCCGCGCCGAGCCGGTGACGGCCTGA
- a CDS encoding GntR family transcriptional regulator, which yields MAARSTEFMADVVHERLREAILSAQFRPNHRLVEEELADWLKVSRTPVREALLRLRQEGLVEQRRGWIVRDHAPEEMLEIIEARAGIEAHAAYLAAGRLKQDDFARLDELLELMEQPGASRVRLNELNTEFHDLVTKAAANTLVSQFYRRTKVNYWNFHQPVVFTPTDDEIVNRQHRDLVAALRAQDGEAAAKIAREHVENTARIIMSALGR from the coding sequence ATGGCCGCGCGCAGCACCGAGTTCATGGCGGACGTCGTGCACGAGCGGCTTCGCGAGGCGATCCTGTCCGCGCAGTTCCGCCCGAACCACCGCCTCGTGGAGGAGGAGTTGGCGGACTGGCTCAAGGTCAGCCGCACCCCCGTCCGCGAAGCGCTGCTGCGGCTGCGCCAGGAAGGCTTGGTCGAACAGCGCCGGGGCTGGATCGTCCGCGACCACGCCCCCGAGGAGATGCTGGAGATCATCGAGGCGCGGGCCGGCATCGAGGCGCACGCGGCGTACCTGGCGGCCGGCCGCCTCAAGCAGGACGACTTCGCCCGGCTCGACGAGCTGCTGGAGCTGATGGAGCAGCCGGGCGCCTCCCGGGTCCGGCTCAACGAGCTGAACACCGAGTTCCACGACCTCGTCACCAAGGCCGCCGCCAACACTCTGGTGAGCCAGTTCTACCGGCGTACCAAGGTGAACTACTGGAACTTCCACCAGCCGGTCGTCTTCACCCCGACCGACGATGAGATCGTCAACCGGCAGCACCGGGACCTCGTGGCCGCGCTGCGGGCGCAGGACGGCGAGGCGGCCGCGAAGATCGCCCGCGAGCACGTCGAGAACACGGCCCGCATCATCATGTCGGCGCTCGGCCGCTGA
- a CDS encoding M23 family metallopeptidase, with the protein MTRRRIIWAIAIAAATTLLTATAIVVVPMLLPPGPRPLFQLPVACGETWELGTYPGHDDFDLDMFPTKGSAWGRPVYASFGGTVIEAGVNGELGGRTQQNPKGPKGRGGGYWVKIDHGGKWTTQYLHMIEMPMVEVGDKVVQGQQLGKVGSTGNSGAPHLHYEQHRGWEKVEAYFDGQPSGITTDDHEYTVKRTSKNCPGVSSRGVPD; encoded by the coding sequence GTGACCCGCCGCCGCATCATCTGGGCGATCGCCATCGCCGCCGCCACCACCTTGCTGACCGCCACCGCGATCGTGGTCGTGCCGATGCTCCTGCCGCCCGGGCCACGCCCGCTGTTCCAGCTGCCGGTCGCATGTGGAGAGACGTGGGAACTGGGCACCTATCCCGGCCACGACGACTTCGACCTCGACATGTTCCCCACCAAGGGCTCCGCCTGGGGCCGTCCCGTGTACGCCTCCTTCGGCGGCACCGTGATCGAAGCCGGAGTAAACGGCGAACTGGGCGGGCGTACGCAGCAGAACCCGAAGGGGCCCAAAGGGCGCGGCGGCGGCTACTGGGTGAAGATCGACCACGGTGGGAAGTGGACGACGCAGTACCTGCACATGATCGAGATGCCGATGGTGGAGGTCGGCGACAAGGTGGTGCAGGGGCAGCAGCTCGGCAAGGTCGGCAGCACCGGCAACTCCGGGGCTCCGCACCTGCACTACGAGCAGCACCGGGGCTGGGAGAAGGTGGAGGCCTACTTCGACGGCCAGCCGTCCGGCATCACCACCGACGATCACGAATACACCGTGAAGCGGACGAGCAAGAACTGCCCGGGAGTATCCTCCCGTGGTGTCCCTGACTGA
- a CDS encoding TetR/AcrR family transcriptional regulator: MSAAPRRAQRPRDPQARRDALAAAVIDSIAEVGLGRTTHRSVANRAALPLGATTYYFPTLDDLIEAGLRQALDDLDRELGQWKERLCAAAGAADLAGELALLAAQHAADPRRVRVEYELYAAAMRDPRLRPLARRRLDGVRELLEPRLGGSIAEAVAALLDGVVLRAATTGEPVDQAALAAAVRRVATE, from the coding sequence TTGAGCGCGGCACCGCGGCGGGCGCAGCGACCCCGTGACCCGCAGGCCCGTCGCGACGCCCTCGCGGCGGCCGTCATCGACAGCATCGCCGAGGTCGGCCTCGGGCGTACGACGCATCGCAGCGTGGCCAACCGGGCCGCATTGCCGCTCGGTGCGACGACCTACTACTTCCCGACGCTCGACGACCTGATCGAGGCCGGGCTCCGGCAGGCGCTCGACGACCTCGACCGCGAACTGGGGCAGTGGAAGGAACGGCTGTGCGCCGCCGCCGGCGCTGCCGATCTCGCCGGGGAACTGGCACTGCTCGCCGCGCAGCACGCCGCCGATCCGCGCCGAGTCCGGGTCGAATACGAGTTGTACGCGGCCGCGATGCGCGATCCGCGGCTGCGCCCGCTGGCGCGGCGCCGGCTCGACGGCGTACGCGAGCTGCTCGAACCCCGGCTCGGCGGGTCGATCGCGGAGGCCGTCGCAGCCTTGCTGGACGGTGTCGTCCTGCGAGCGGCGACGACCGGCGAACCAGTGGACCAGGCGGCCCTCGCCGCCGCTGTTCGCCGGGTCGCCACCGAATGA
- a CDS encoding NAD(P)-dependent alcohol dehydrogenase, which yields MRALQLVSPGKIEVREVDVPEIASDEVLVKVAGAGLCHSDVHVLHAPEWPIPNMTLGHETSGHVEKLGDTVTGFAKGDAVLVYLIWACGVCRPCIEGRDNVCVNQGGRYAYPPCPGLGPNGGMAEYMKVKARYLEPLGDLDPVQAAPLADAGLTPMHAINGARHRLGPGSTAVVIAVGGLGHVGLQILAATTSARIIAVDSSEQKLELAKEHGADLVLKSDEMAVKRILEETGGYGADAVFDFVGVQPTIDLATHTIAPDGALRFVGLGGGKFTYEANGAAEPLPWGVDVRRSFGGTRTDQRQVISLAQQGKISVEVQTYPLVDGLKAFADLEAGRVPGRAVLVP from the coding sequence ATGCGGGCTTTGCAGCTGGTCTCACCTGGCAAGATCGAGGTACGCGAGGTCGACGTGCCGGAGATCGCCTCCGACGAAGTGCTCGTGAAGGTCGCCGGGGCCGGGTTGTGCCACTCCGACGTCCACGTGCTGCACGCGCCGGAGTGGCCGATCCCGAACATGACCCTGGGCCATGAGACCTCCGGGCATGTGGAGAAGCTGGGCGACACGGTGACGGGGTTCGCCAAGGGCGACGCTGTGCTCGTCTACCTGATCTGGGCCTGCGGCGTGTGCCGGCCGTGCATCGAGGGCCGCGACAACGTGTGCGTGAACCAGGGCGGCCGGTATGCGTACCCGCCGTGCCCGGGGCTCGGGCCGAACGGCGGCATGGCCGAGTACATGAAGGTCAAGGCGCGGTACCTGGAACCTCTGGGCGACCTGGATCCGGTGCAGGCCGCGCCGCTGGCCGATGCCGGGCTGACCCCGATGCACGCGATCAACGGCGCGCGCCATCGGCTCGGACCGGGCTCGACCGCGGTCGTCATCGCGGTCGGCGGGCTGGGGCACGTGGGCTTGCAGATCTTGGCCGCCACGACCTCGGCGCGCATCATCGCGGTGGATTCCAGCGAGCAGAAGCTGGAGCTCGCCAAGGAACACGGGGCGGATCTCGTGCTCAAGAGCGACGAGATGGCCGTGAAGCGGATCCTGGAGGAGACCGGCGGCTACGGGGCCGACGCGGTCTTCGACTTCGTCGGCGTCCAGCCGACCATCGACCTGGCCACTCACACGATCGCGCCGGACGGTGCGTTGCGCTTCGTCGGCCTGGGCGGCGGCAAGTTCACCTACGAGGCGAACGGGGCGGCCGAGCCGCTGCCGTGGGGTGTCGACGTTCGCCGTTCCTTCGGCGGGACGCGTACCGATCAACGGCAGGTCATCTCGCTGGCCCAGCAGGGCAAGATCAGCGTGGAGGTCCAGACCTATCCGCTGGTCGACGGCCTCAAGGCGTTCGCCGATCTCGAAGCGGGCAGGGTGCCTGGACGCGCCGTCCTCGTCCCCTGA
- a CDS encoding DUF488 domain-containing protein has translation MVQIKRIYDPPADDDGRRVLADRLWPRGISKDEADVDEWVKDVTPSTELRKWYHEDPQTRHAEFVRRYERELAGPEQQAGLTQLRDLAAHGTVTLLTSSKDLPHSHLAVLADVLSH, from the coding sequence GTGGTTCAGATAAAGCGCATATATGACCCGCCGGCCGACGACGACGGCCGGCGGGTCCTGGCCGACCGGCTCTGGCCGCGCGGCATCAGCAAGGACGAGGCCGACGTCGACGAGTGGGTCAAGGACGTCACGCCGTCGACGGAGCTGCGCAAGTGGTATCACGAGGATCCCCAGACACGGCACGCCGAGTTCGTCCGGCGCTACGAGCGGGAGCTGGCCGGGCCGGAACAGCAGGCTGGGCTCACCCAACTCCGGGATCTGGCCGCCCACGGCACGGTGACCCTGCTGACCTCGTCGAAGGACTTGCCACACAGCCACCTCGCGGTGCTCGCCGACGTACTGTCGCACTAA
- a CDS encoding response regulator produces MRIVIGEDSALFREGLARLLADAGHEIVAKTGDAVALVEAVAAHEPDMAIVDIRMPPDHTDDGARAARTLRDRWPKLGILLLSQQIETRHSVELVARGGFGYLLKDRVFDVDDFLEALRRVAAGGCALDPEVVTRLLGGPPLPGLTAREREVLALMAEGRTNVGIARRLWLTDRTVETHVGSIMNKLGLTSSGSDEDHRRVLAVLAYLRAGPTSA; encoded by the coding sequence ATGCGCATCGTGATCGGCGAGGACTCCGCCTTGTTCCGGGAGGGCCTGGCCCGGCTGCTGGCCGACGCCGGGCACGAGATCGTCGCGAAGACCGGCGACGCTGTCGCGCTCGTCGAGGCGGTCGCCGCCCACGAGCCAGACATGGCCATTGTGGATATTCGGATGCCGCCGGATCACACCGACGATGGCGCCCGTGCCGCGCGTACGCTCCGCGACCGGTGGCCGAAGCTGGGCATCCTGCTGCTGTCCCAGCAGATCGAGACCCGGCACAGCGTCGAGCTGGTGGCCCGGGGCGGGTTCGGCTACCTGCTCAAGGACCGTGTCTTCGACGTCGACGACTTCCTGGAGGCGCTGCGCCGGGTGGCCGCGGGCGGCTGCGCGCTCGACCCCGAGGTCGTCACTCGGTTGCTGGGCGGGCCGCCGCTGCCGGGCCTGACCGCCCGCGAACGCGAAGTGCTGGCCTTGATGGCCGAAGGCCGGACCAACGTCGGCATCGCCCGGCGGCTGTGGCTGACCGATCGCACCGTCGAGACGCACGTCGGCTCGATCATGAACAAACTGGGGCTGACCAGCTCCGGCTCCGATGAGGACCACCGCCGGGTGCTCGCCGTGCTCGCGTACCTGCGGGCTGGTCCCACTTCCGCGTAG
- a CDS encoding sensor histidine kinase, whose product MAGLVAALLDRLRRMQPVLGDSTLAVACIAVTLVIAPQVRLPGSVPFDLVGVLLTLGCYLPLALRRKAPVAVLVVTCVSLEVYLLAGYVPTLNLFGPLLALYSVAAQRPAFVTGVSATAAAVPIFTSAIAADLSLELALGQAIVAPGVAWMFGNNTRNLAVLTRRLRAEQAQRARQAIGEERLRIARELHDVVAHHMSVISVQAGLADYVLSTDPSTARGAVKTIAETSHQALDEMRHMLALLRLGADGETPEPLPGLRRLDDLVQQTAAAGVEVDVIVTGAERELSGAVDGCVFRVIQESLTNVIKHASPAQAQVRLEYRPDALVVRILDNGRRRTPSAAAGAAPGGHGILGMRERAQVYGGTLTAGRRPEGGFEVVLTLPTRPGASD is encoded by the coding sequence ATGGCCGGACTCGTGGCCGCGTTGCTGGATCGACTTCGGCGGATGCAACCGGTGCTGGGCGATTCGACGCTCGCCGTCGCGTGCATCGCGGTCACCTTGGTCATCGCCCCGCAGGTCCGGCTGCCCGGCTCGGTTCCGTTCGACCTCGTGGGCGTACTGCTGACGCTGGGCTGCTATCTGCCGCTGGCGTTGCGCCGCAAGGCTCCGGTGGCCGTCCTCGTGGTGACCTGCGTCAGCCTCGAGGTGTACCTGCTCGCCGGTTATGTGCCCACGCTCAACTTGTTCGGCCCGCTGCTGGCGCTGTACTCCGTCGCCGCGCAGCGGCCGGCCTTCGTCACCGGGGTCAGCGCGACAGCCGCCGCCGTGCCGATCTTCACGAGCGCGATCGCGGCCGACCTATCCCTGGAGTTGGCGCTCGGCCAGGCGATCGTCGCGCCGGGCGTCGCATGGATGTTCGGCAACAACACCCGTAATCTCGCGGTGCTGACCCGCCGGCTCCGGGCCGAACAGGCGCAGCGGGCCCGGCAGGCGATCGGCGAGGAACGTCTGCGGATCGCCCGGGAGCTGCACGACGTGGTGGCCCATCACATGTCGGTGATCTCCGTCCAGGCCGGACTGGCCGACTATGTGCTGTCGACCGATCCCTCGACCGCGCGCGGCGCAGTGAAGACCATCGCCGAGACCAGTCACCAGGCCCTGGACGAGATGCGGCACATGCTGGCGTTGCTACGGCTGGGCGCCGACGGCGAGACCCCGGAGCCGCTGCCCGGTCTGCGGCGGCTGGACGATCTGGTGCAGCAGACGGCGGCGGCCGGCGTCGAGGTCGACGTCATCGTCACCGGGGCCGAACGGGAGCTGAGCGGCGCCGTGGACGGCTGCGTCTTCCGCGTCATCCAGGAGTCGCTGACCAACGTGATCAAGCACGCGTCACCCGCCCAGGCCCAGGTACGCCTGGAGTACCGCCCCGACGCCCTGGTCGTGCGGATCCTGGACAACGGGCGACGGCGTACGCCGAGCGCAGCCGCCGGGGCGGCCCCGGGCGGGCACGGCATCCTCGGCATGCGCGAACGGGCGCAGGTCTACGGCGGCACGCTGACCGCCGGACGGCGGCCCGAGGGCGGCTTCGAGGTCGTGCTCACCCTGCCGACCCGCCCCGGGGCATCCGATTAG
- a CDS encoding inositol monophosphatase family protein → MSLTDHGVALAAAEAGAAIVRAKFGGSLARQAKGPGDFATEADLAAEQAILGVLRETRPDDAVLGEETGGVIGDRTWFVDPLCGTLNYAAETTMVAVNVALRTGSAVTAAASADPFTGETFWTDGHRASVRRGGEDRPAVPSAESRLVDINLDPHPDSPEFSATALLADVEFNRLFRPRVLSTTLAVAWVGAGRRAAYLTAGDLRDSVHFAAGIAFCRAAGCVVTGIQGQPLHTGVGGLLVAADEATHASLLALLRRPA, encoded by the coding sequence GTGTCCCTGACTGATCATGGAGTCGCCCTCGCGGCGGCCGAAGCCGGCGCCGCGATCGTCCGGGCGAAGTTCGGCGGATCGCTCGCCCGGCAGGCCAAGGGCCCCGGCGACTTCGCGACCGAGGCCGACCTCGCCGCCGAACAGGCGATCCTCGGCGTACTGCGGGAGACCCGGCCGGACGACGCGGTGCTCGGCGAGGAGACCGGCGGCGTCATCGGCGACCGCACCTGGTTCGTCGACCCGCTCTGCGGCACCCTCAACTACGCCGCCGAGACGACCATGGTCGCCGTCAACGTCGCACTGCGTACCGGATCGGCGGTCACCGCGGCCGCCAGCGCCGACCCCTTCACCGGCGAGACCTTCTGGACCGACGGCCACCGCGCCTCGGTACGCCGCGGCGGCGAGGACCGGCCGGCCGTTCCGTCGGCCGAATCGCGCCTGGTCGACATCAACCTCGACCCGCATCCGGACAGCCCCGAGTTCTCCGCGACCGCGCTGCTCGCCGACGTCGAGTTCAACCGGCTCTTCCGGCCCCGCGTCCTGTCCACCACGCTGGCGGTCGCCTGGGTCGGCGCGGGGCGGCGGGCGGCGTACCTGACGGCGGGGGACCTGCGCGACAGCGTGCACTTCGCGGCCGGCATCGCCTTCTGCCGGGCCGCCGGTTGCGTCGTCACCGGCATCCAGGGTCAGCCGCTGCACACCGGGGTCGGCGGGCTCCTCGTCGCGGCAGACGAAGCCACGCACGCGTCTCTGCTGGCGCTGCTGCGCCGGCCCGCGTAG
- a CDS encoding RNA polymerase sigma factor, which yields MTELRLPPADSVDEALIRESIDVPERFAPLFDRHAAAVHRYLSRRIGEPADDLLAETFLVAFRRRTSFEPIRLDARAWLFGIATNVLRRHVRQEERRYRAMARSAGLVAHVHVDEPTDDRLDAQALRAALAAALAALKPPDRDALLLLAWAELTYAEIAAALGIPLGTVRSRINRARRLTRSALDLPEEP from the coding sequence GTGACCGAACTACGACTGCCGCCCGCGGACAGCGTCGACGAGGCGCTCATCCGCGAGTCGATCGACGTTCCGGAACGGTTCGCGCCGCTGTTCGACCGGCACGCCGCAGCCGTACATCGCTATCTGAGCCGGCGGATCGGCGAACCGGCAGACGATCTTCTGGCGGAGACGTTTCTGGTCGCGTTCCGGCGAAGAACCTCCTTCGAGCCGATCCGGCTCGACGCGAGGGCATGGCTGTTCGGCATCGCCACGAACGTCTTACGGCGGCACGTCCGGCAGGAAGAGCGCCGGTACCGTGCTATGGCCCGATCGGCCGGGCTGGTCGCGCACGTACACGTCGACGAGCCGACGGACGACCGACTCGACGCGCAAGCCTTGCGTGCCGCGCTCGCGGCGGCGCTCGCAGCGCTCAAGCCACCGGACCGGGACGCGCTCCTGCTTCTTGCCTGGGCCGAGCTCACGTACGCGGAGATCGCCGCCGCGCTCGGCATACCCCTCGGGACGGTGCGCTCGAGGATCAATCGGGCCCGCCGCCTGACCCGTTCCGCGCTCGATCTACCGGAGGAACCGTGA
- a CDS encoding cation:proton antiporter regulatory subunit, translating to MEVERTALPGIGLRHEFRTARGQHAAVISHHNGRRDLVVYDPRDPDTTLAALALTNEEANGVAELLGTARLVERLADLQRQVTGLVTVQIQVAEGSPYAGRFMGDARVRTRTGASIVAIVRDAEVVASPGPDTRLRSGDLVVIVGTADGTAGAAEIFTRG from the coding sequence GTGGAGGTCGAGCGGACGGCGCTGCCGGGGATCGGGCTGCGGCACGAGTTCCGGACTGCGCGGGGACAGCACGCCGCAGTGATCTCTCACCACAACGGTCGCCGGGATCTGGTGGTGTACGACCCACGAGATCCAGATACCACCCTGGCCGCCCTCGCGCTGACGAACGAGGAGGCCAACGGAGTCGCCGAGTTGCTCGGCACCGCGCGGCTCGTCGAGCGGCTCGCGGATCTGCAGCGGCAGGTGACCGGCCTGGTCACCGTCCAGATCCAGGTGGCCGAGGGCTCGCCCTACGCCGGTCGCTTCATGGGCGACGCCCGGGTGCGTACGCGCACCGGCGCCTCGATCGTCGCGATCGTGCGCGACGCGGAGGTCGTCGCGAGCCCTGGTCCGGATACCCGTCTGCGGTCCGGTGACCTCGTGGTGATAGTCGGCACCGCCGACGGCACCGCGGGAGCCGCCGAGATCTTCACGCGCGGATAG
- a CDS encoding cation:proton antiporter, with protein MEAAFTLIEIGAIILALGLLGALSLRWSISPIPLYLLAGLAFGHGGILPLTTSEEFTATGAEIGVILLLFTLGLEYTAPELVGTLRTNAPAGLVDLVLNSLPGVAVALLMGWGPVAAVALGGITYVTSSGITAKVMADLDWLGNREVPVVLSLLVFEDLTMAVYLPILTAMLAGAGFLTGAITLGIAAATITVILIVALRFGHIVERLVASPSQEVLLLKVLGLTVLVAGVAQMLQVSAAVGAFLVGIALSGPLAHQARELLTPLRDLFAAVFFVFFGLHTNPRDLPPVAGIAIALAIVGMLTKMATGWWAARRAGVSTLGRLRAGAALLPRGEFNIVIAGLAVTAGVNSELGPLAAAYVLVLAVTGPLTARAIIPIAKRYAKRRAPVLENPSPAPTVPHQATAPEELTPDHSPG; from the coding sequence ATGGAAGCTGCCTTCACGCTGATCGAGATCGGCGCCATCATCCTTGCCCTCGGGCTGCTCGGCGCGCTGTCACTGCGCTGGAGCATCTCTCCCATTCCGCTGTACCTGCTCGCCGGGCTGGCCTTCGGCCACGGTGGCATCCTGCCGCTCACGACGAGCGAGGAGTTCACCGCGACCGGCGCCGAGATCGGCGTCATCCTGCTGCTGTTCACGCTGGGCCTGGAATACACCGCGCCCGAACTCGTGGGCACCTTGCGTACCAACGCTCCGGCCGGCCTGGTCGACCTCGTCCTCAACTCGCTGCCCGGCGTCGCCGTCGCGCTGTTGATGGGCTGGGGCCCGGTCGCGGCCGTCGCGCTCGGCGGCATCACCTACGTCACCTCGTCCGGCATCACCGCCAAGGTGATGGCCGACCTCGACTGGCTCGGTAACCGGGAAGTCCCGGTCGTGCTGTCGCTGCTGGTCTTCGAAGACCTCACGATGGCCGTCTACCTGCCGATCCTGACCGCGATGCTGGCCGGGGCCGGGTTCCTCACCGGCGCCATCACCCTCGGCATCGCCGCCGCGACCATCACCGTGATCCTCATCGTGGCGCTGCGCTTCGGCCACATCGTGGAGAGGCTGGTCGCCTCGCCCAGCCAGGAAGTGCTGCTGCTGAAGGTGCTCGGCCTGACCGTGCTGGTCGCCGGGGTCGCCCAGATGCTTCAGGTCTCGGCCGCGGTGGGCGCGTTCCTGGTCGGCATCGCGCTGTCCGGGCCGCTCGCGCATCAGGCCCGCGAACTGCTCACGCCCCTGCGAGATCTGTTCGCGGCGGTCTTCTTCGTGTTCTTCGGCCTGCACACCAACCCCAGGGATCTGCCGCCGGTGGCGGGCATCGCGATCGCCCTGGCGATCGTGGGCATGCTGACGAAGATGGCCACCGGCTGGTGGGCCGCCCGCCGGGCCGGTGTCTCGACGCTCGGCCGGTTGCGCGCCGGGGCGGCGTTGCTGCCGCGTGGCGAGTTCAACATCGTCATCGCCGGGCTCGCGGTCACCGCCGGGGTCAATTCCGAACTCGGCCCGCTGGCGGCGGCTTACGTGCTGGTGCTCGCGGTCACCGGTCCGCTTACGGCCCGAGCCATCATTCCGATCGCCAAGCGGTACGCCAAACGCCGTGCACCGGTTCTGGAGAATCCGTCGCCGGCGCCGACGGTGCCTCATCAGGCGACCGCCCCGGAGGAGCTGACGCCGGATCACAGTCCCGGTTGA